The genome window GACCCTGCTTTGTGctttttttgcttcataaaaGTTTGTTAAAGAGATGGGTGTGAGGGCCATTGTggtaaataagaaaaacagtGCAAAACAAGGGTCTATTTTCAGCTTGGAGACCaaaggctgtttttctttcatgtgcTGTGGATGCAGTGCTGTTGTTCAAAGCAAACCCACCAGTTCAAACCTCCTGCCCCTCCTCTGGGATGGTTTCCCCAAAAGGATGCAACTTTCCTTCCATACCGGTGATTACAGAGTGCAGGGACCCATGACTTTGTCAATGAAAGATACTtttaagaaaacatacagttcAAGCACTTTTGTGTGGAAAGAATGTAAATTTCTCTGTATTTAAAaggaagaggggggaaaaataaCTTGGAAATTTGGACCAATTCCATCCCAGTTcatcccctcccctctcctctttttctctcttcatcctGTCTGGCTTTTAGCAATGTGTTTCTCGTTGTCTGTCCCAGTGCCTATAATTCTCAGCACGCTTGGTCGGCATATTTTTCGTGCTCAAAAACCACTCAAAACAAAAGGTAATTccatcttttttctctttcaacaATGCTTTGTTTTTCCCGGAGTCATACTGAAATTTAATCAACAGCCGaatgagaaaaacatacaacagcaatTTCCATATGTGCACACTTTGAGAATGATTGTCATAAATGCAGTGGAGGAAATTAGTTCTATTTTCTGTGGGATCATTTACTGTTCCCTCAGGACACCTGGCCCTTTTCACTGTTATGATAAGTTAATTGTACACATAAATTATCATTTCTGGTCATCTGCATTTGGACAAAGTAATTTAACATACAGCATAAAGGTCATTTTAAGTGTAGAGAGAAAAACTAAAATCAGCACCATTTTTGTGTAATCAGAcgtacaataaaacattttaaaccaccTTCCTTTCTCCAACATCTTAAGGTGTTGGTCTTTTCAGATCTAGAGGTGGATACAGAGTCTAAATAAATCTATATAGGTATTAACAAAATGTAGTTTCCAGCAACTTAGCACAAGTTAAATACCATGTATGAGTGTTTCCCCAAGACGTTTTTCTTGGCGAGGTAGGAAGAGCTGCATTTAGATTCTGTGACGCTAAAGCTTATGAATGAAATCAATACAGATGAAATTCTGTTAGGACATGGCGCCTCCTCTCCATGGGGTGACCGAGTAATGAGGAAAACACTGTGGTTTCTTAATCATACAGACAGCTTGCATTATCTAGCTGTAAAATATCTGCACCGGCAGTTCTTAATATCCCTTCACCATCATATACATTTGGTGGTTAAAGGAGCTGTATGGCTTATAAATAGTCATGTCCTCTAAATCCCTCTATTTATGCATCTATTGTGATATACAGTAAAGAGTCCATGTTGGTTACAGGAGGCAATTCAAGTCACAACTGATGGTTGGTAATCTCCATTGGTGTAGTTCTTTTAGCTAGGATCAACCAATTGCTGATGACATATACAGTCACAATTTAGAGTCAGGTTCAAGTGTGCCCTGGCCTCCACAGCTGCCCCTGCACCAGGCTGGTTTACAGTATCTCCTCAGTCTATGGGCCTGATCATCATGCGGACACCCTTCATGGAGTAGAAGCCTCCGCCGTAGTCGGCCCAGAAGATCCCATCTTGGAATTTGCTTCTGTAGACGCCTCCGGTGTACCAGACACCGTTAAGATTGGATTGGCCACAAGCGTTGTACCACCAGCCTCCTTTATGGAAATGGGCACAGTTACCTGTTGTGGGGGGAGGAGAAAGAGTGATGATCTGGACTCTGAAGTACAGAAAGGGTGTGTTTTTCATTGAAGTGCATATTGACAGAATTTTTCAAGAGAATCAGTTCTTTCTATGATGCCTTTCAAGCTAGAACTTATTCTAAGTGGAAGTTCTTGGtggcctgataatcagactgattTGCGATTTCACTTTACTACattattcagtctgacattAGGTTCATGTTATCTGTGTTCTCCTTGGGAGGTGTTAATTTTTGCCCCAACCAATCAGTAGAGTGTCATGTGTCCATACATTTCAATTGGTGAAAAAATCTGCTTGAAAAGATAATGGCAACTATTCAGAGCCTTGGAACCAGtctaaattttaaatattaccAGGTAATACCTTTAAGGTTCCTGGTAATTGCTTAATCTATAAAAACTAAGAAAAtatccatcacaatttcccagagctgTGGGAGGTATCAtcaaattgtgtgttttgtcttgaccagcaatccaaaacccaaagatattcaatttacaatgatacaaacaagaaaaactgcAAACCTACACATTtggagaggctggaaccagataatGTTTAGCCATTTATGTTGGAGAATTTACCTAAACCATTGAGTATCAGCACAGTTCACGATTAATATTCTGTCAATCGACTTATCAATGAATTGACTAATCTTTTACAGTGCTAAGCACAATATTAAAGGAGACACTTGAAAATTCAAGAAAATATCATGATGCACTTCAAAGGAGACTGTATGCTACCAGAGTGTACTAGAAACCCCCATTTCATCTACCTGAGAAGGCATCCTTGTCTCGATCCAGAGTAGTGAACTGTTTGCCATTGTTGCTGCTGAGGGAGTCCCCAGCGTTGCCCTGGTAGATGCCCAACCGCAGGCGGTAGCCCTCGCTCTCCGGCTCCAGGTGGAAGCTGCTGTACTGAGCATACACCTTCTTGCCCATCCAGTCCTCCAGCTCCACCAGTAGCTTGTTGTCCCCCTGCCTTCCCAGGTTGTATATGCCTTCAAGACCGAGCCAGTACTCCCCATCTATGTTGCCAAAGCCGCTCTGAGTCACAAGAAGATTAAAAAGAAGGTTACAGAAGGATTGCAGTAAATAATGAGCGTTGTTTGTTATGTGGTAGCCCGAGGAGTTTAGAAACATGAGAATTGTTCAGGAACATAAAACCCTCTTGTGGAAGAGGCAGTGGGATTGTAAGGGAACAAATGAGGATTTTCTTTTTGATGACATTTTGCTCATGGTTCTGTAGTTAAGACAAACTTCAAAAGGCACTGTGGAAAAGGAATGCCACCCTGTCTTTGAAATTccttaaaaaaagacatgttgTAGTATTTATGCTGGAAAATAAGCATCAATCTTCAGAATGCTGGTTCATCGCTCAAACCCCAAATCCAAGATCTCTTGGAGCACAGCTAATGGTGAAACTGGCCTGGGCGCTTGTGTCAAATAACCGCGAGCAATCTACGTCTGGCCGCGTGCCTCCAGAACACTTCACTTGGTAGAGAAGGTTgaggtttgtgattgtggattAGCTGGGTGAGCCAGCAGATGATGAATGATGTAGGGTTTCAGTCCGGGGCCTCTTCtctggtgctgtgtgtgtgtgtgtgtgtgtatatgtggtgGCTTTGTGGGAGAGCGCAGAGGCAAATCAATGTTGAAGAGAGCAATTTAGCTTCCAGTTACTCATGCACAAGACTGGCGGGGCTGAATGGAACACTGAATCGCCAAGGCTGCCAGCAGTGATATACTCCATCTCATTCTCACAGAGCTTTGATGAGAGGGCCTATATGGTGTTGTGCAGTAAGCCAACCAGCCAGCCGTCCAGGAAGGCACCACACTAGTAGCGGTTTTGGAAAGAAACGTCTGCAGATTGAGCTGTGGAACATACCTTCCTAGTGGGCCATCTAATGTTTCATAATGGGAATCTCAAACTAAATGACCTCGGACAAATAGTGCTGCTGACAGGGCGttatattttacagtaagtGAAAACATAAGGATTCTGGCCCAGGAAATAGTCCCAAAGACCCCAGATGGTTCCTGTAGATGGGTCATATAACGGCACCACTGTTATCTCTGGATGAGCCAAATATTCTGAGGTTGagacagaggggaggagagagagaaatatagaTAGACAGGGCAGGGGAAGTGTCATTGTCATCACCTTGTAGTTATCCCAGTTCCTGAAGAAGTTAACCGATCCGTCTCTCCTGCTCTGGATAACAGCCCAGCCCCCGTTGTCTATATCCTGTTCACACCAGACCTGCACTGGCCTCTCTGTCTCGTCTGGTCTGATCAGGTACATGCCGCTGGTGGTGTGGCCGGCTTCCTGGGCATCGAGGCAATCTCTGAATGGGCCTGAAGGAAAGAATGataagagaaggagacagactttaagacagactgtgaCCAGAGAGGGGGAAAACAGTAAAGTATGTGAAGATAAAAATCATCAGACCAGGGTAAAGTACTTCTGTAAATACCTATTGCTTTCTGTGCATAAGGCAGACAGCAGTAACCACAGAAACTGTGAAGTTgagaaaaagttttaaaaaggtttaaagTTGAAGGTAAAAAAGGCTTAAAGTTTGAAGGCTACTTAGTTACAGTGTGTAACAGCTATATAAGTTGTAAACCCTTATAAAGCCTTTTATTATTGTCAAATAAAATCAGATACTGTTCGGTTTGGTTTTTACAACAGTTTTGTAGttcctgaattttttttttgaatagaAAATTGCACATTTCTGTGGTATAAATTTGCATACAGTGAAACAGATGTCAAATAGTCAGATTCTGGTCTTAAttcaattttgaccaaatgTGTAGCTACTGCGTTTTTGCTTTGTACAGCAATTTGAAACACTTTTGTTGCCAAAGCACGGAGATGCAACATGAGTGCCATGACTTTACATGATGATGAAACGTTGAAGTAAATGTCTGACAGAGGGGTACATAGGAAAATCTAAATCACAAAAGCAGATGGAGTAATAACACATTTATCTAGGTCTACAAAGATACATTGTAGCATGGGGCTAATTAAGTCACTTTAATAATTACTTGCCTTTATTTGAGgtcaaaaatccaaaatagATATATTGTTAACCCACTTTATAAGTTGGGAATGTCTGCTTTTTGTCAAGGTAATCGTAATAACAAGATTTTTAATTACAAGCACATGTGCAGTGAGTTTATTTAATGGTAGAGTAACCTCATCCCAGCtaatgacataataataatataaaggTATAGTCCATTCATTTTATGAAGTGTACCAGAAGTGCCTCTACTTTGTGGTTTGCAGGAGTCTATCACACCAGCCTGGGTTTTGTCTATGTCTGACATGCAATGGAACAGTCTTGTAAAGGACTATTTTCATATACAGCTGCACTGAAATCCTACACACTTTATTATTCTTGGGCAAGGACAATCAAAATGTGTCAGGAATTTCTGTTGATGAGCGAAATCCCACTGGTTAGGTCTTTCTTTGCTTTGCTTTAAGTCCCCAGTCTTGGTTCAGACgttacaacatttttatttccatcCTAGTTTGAGCTCTTTCTGTTGAGCAGGGAATGGAGCTCCAGCTGAATTTGCAAATCTTTAACCTTTGAAAACAAGGCCACGGGCCCACCTGCAGCTGTATCCAGAGTCAGggaatattattttattatggtTGGCATGCAAAGTCATGACTGCTCTACATTTTACCATGACTGTTTTGGATTTTGGTGCCtggatgaatgaataaatcagtGAAAATGTTCAGTATGTATGAATCATGGATGGATTTgtggatggataaatggatgtCACTCACTCACCTTCAGCACTGAAGTTCCTCTGAGGAGGTTTCTGGACTTCCAGGGTGCCACTTGTGGGTGAAGGCCCGGAGCGAGAGCCCCTTTCCCTGGCAAATCCTCTAGTATTGTCCCTTTGAATCTCATTTGTGAAACGTGGCACATTAACAGGAATATTTTCAGGCACCACCTGCACCATTGGAGGACCCATAGGTGGCTGCTCATGCCTGCGACTGTACACCTGCATACAACGCTCTTCCAGTGCTCCAATCAGCACCGACTGGTTGTTCACCACTGCAGACAGGGCAGAGTATTTGGCCTCCAGTTCCCTGTACCGGGAGGCTAGACGCAATGACTCAGTGGTAGCGTTAAGGATGCGTGTCTCCAACTGCGCCAACTCCAGTGAGTTGTCCCTCTTCCTGATGATTTCATGCAGCAGCTGCATGTAGAGCTGGGTCACTCTGGAGTTCATGTTCCTGCTCTCTTTCCTCAACAGCTTCATCTCGTTCACCAAGTTGCCATCCACATCCACCACCAGCTTCAAAGTCTCCATCTCCCGACGTTGCTTCGACAGAAGGTCACGCACCGCAGCCACATCAAGGCGCGTCACTCTGTCCTTATCAGTTGCATAACCCCGGGCTGCACAGATGGGGCCTGTGATCTTCTGCTCGGGGACCAGGAAGGTGTAGGAGCACTTCTTGTTTTCCCCATTGGCCTCTGGAGCCCTTCGTATCCGGGAGAGGATAGGGTTCTTACTGAGGGCTTGGCTGTTGCTCCAGAGGGACAAACCAAACAGAATAAATAGGCTCCACTTTCCAGGTCCCATGGTTCCCCCTCGATTTATCACCAAACAAGCTAGagatctataaaaaaaaagaaagagaagtgCAGACTGTTTTATGGAAAGAATAAGACTGGTGTTggtatatttttcttattgtcaagaAATTCCATGAAAAAgccaaaatcaacaatgtgtTAGGCCGTCTGTTGCACTCAGCCCAAAGCCAACTGGTTCCTTCTGAAGACGTAattcattttcataaaaaatgttgtAGCTTCGTAGAACGGCTAGgcattgtagtttttagcaaagtCTGCTCAAAAAGGAGTAAATAAtgcatgttgtggggactcttTCCAGGCGTTGCTTGATATACATTGGTTCTCTAGGAGTATAACAGCACTAGAGGAGGAATTACGATCAAGTATAGTGCCCATGTTTATCGTAATTAGGGAATATGTCACCCGGTAcaatggtgtggctcactgatgtatttttaatgtttttttggacaacaacggacgGCTatgtcacagaggaataaactatatcaggctttggcacagacaatacttgttagcacGGTCAAGTCATTGatggttttgatcttttcattaGATTTGTCAACgcaaaaaaaatatagatgCTCCACATATCTTTTAATTTGGGTCAAGGTCAAAGAGGTTTTGTTGTGACTCATCTTGTacttttttgtaatttcctACCAGGCACACTACCAGAAGACTAAACTGTTatgcagatgttttcttttctcctctaaTCCAATATAATCCAATATAACCAGTTTGCCTGCAAAGCTTAAATATTCAAAGATCATCTCTTGGCATGATACAGAGGAAGGCTTCCAGTTCAGACTGAACATAAGAGTCCTGCTTAATTATGCAGTAAGtgatcattaaaatgtaaaatgaaaactagCAGATTGTGGTACAGGCACAGCTGGTTTCACACATCAAAATCACTTCTGGTTCACTTTTGGTGGAGTAAGAGCAGTGCCACCCACCCACCACAAATCTGCTATCGTTACTCATATTTTCGATACATTCCCTCATGGCTTCTCTTTCATTAAGGCCCTTACCACATCTGTATCAGGTGTCTGGGTGTGTGCAAGTGCTGGGatctgtttttcatatttttggagATCTCCTGGCTTAGACCTTCTATGAACTTCCCCGATAGCCTTTCAGTGTACCTGCACTGGCTTGTGTGGAGAATTTCCATGTTGAAAATATCTGAGACTCAAAAGATTTGACTgaaaaggaaaattaaatgtGCAACGAACAGGATAGCATCCACTGCCAGTCTCTAACGGATTCATGAGTTGTGTAAGTAATGTGCAAAATGGAAGTAGTCAGCAGGTGGTTGTCATTGGGccttattgattcattttaacTTATCCCATGTCTCCCTGGCTGGTGCAAATAGATAAATCTGAATTTGGTGAGAAATAAAAGATATTGGTGTGTTTTAGAGGCAGCAGGGGGAGCAGGAATCCCTGATTTATGAGTAATGTTTTCTAGAGTCTATTTTTGGAAGGAAAGCTTGTGTTTTGATCTTATTGGTTTTGACAGCACAACGAAAAGAGCAGGGGAGGGTGACGTTTGAAAATACATGCTAAGTGAAAGCTCCCTCCTTCCATATTCAATAGCTAGGCTTGGCTCTGGAAGTGGAGCTAATGGTGAGCCAACTTCAGGCTGATTTTGGCAGATGAGCCAAATCCAACCAGAAGGCAGTCTAGTGGATATGGCCAAGGAAGTTAAGTAACCTTCATCTAACACTTCAGACGGGTACACAATATGACCCACTTCATATCGGAGCTCATCAAAACAAATCCACTGAGGATTTTAACAGATGCCAAAGAAGCAGAATAAAGTGAGTCCAAAACAGAGACAGCAGGGGCTTTGAATGATTTCTGTGGTTTGTTCTTGATGTTTAGTTGCACTGAAGAGTCCTAACCACAGTTAATGGGACAGATCCCAGAGCATTACCTAAGCTCAAACTGCTGCTGAGGCAGAATAATACTCTTTTATCATTGTCAAAGGAAAAAACACGCTTACCTCAGGGGAAATTTATAATATCAAGTTTTGGTGTTTGCAAAAAGCTCAAAGATTTATTAACAGAAAGAAAGTGTCTAAGCCAACATTAATTTTCAATAACTGTGGTTGGCTTAAAAGTTCAGCAGCAAGTTTCTAAAACTGACCGGAAACATGTGTTGTAGCTGTAACATATGGAACACAGTTGCTACAGTTTGTTTTATCATGGATTATAAACCATGTCAGGGCAAAGGAGAAGGCATTTTAAGGAAAACAGGCCATGTGTCAGAACTCAGAAACACCTTGGCACTGTCAGTCAGTTATTATTACCCAGAAAGTACTTTTTCCTGTCTTTCCGTAATCATAGGTCATCCCCTTCAATAGCTCGGTCTAAGCAATTGGCCCGTCTGCACGTCTCCAACCCCACAATATGAATCTCACAAGCTGACAGGGGTGACAGTGTTTACACAGAGGCTCCTCAGCCAGGGCTGTGAATCTCATCGCCACTCTTTACCACCAGGTTTCTCTCTGTCGTTCACACCCTGCTGGTCTTCATCAAGTCAGCCACAGCAGCCAATTTTTTCTGTTGACTTATTAAAAGGGAATTTTCTCCTCCCCATGCTCTCTCCAGAGCCAGACCTGACCAGATTCAGTCACCTCATTCATATTAATGCAATGTTTGCAACCAGACAGGTCAAACTTTGCGGTGGCTGGTTTTCCCAGCTCAGGGGAACAGCAGGACGCTGCCAATCGGCCCACTGACTCTAAGTGGTACCACTGAGCTCTGACTGTCTGCTGCTAAGCTTCTCAAttaaaagattttcttttacCTTCAAGTGGTTTTCCCTAATTTCATTCCAACTTTATTTCAACATACAGcctaaatatatatttcaaatcAGAAAATCCTCTTTTTCCAGCCTAACTTTGTTGTGGCTTTTGCTCTGAGTCAGCAGATTTTTAGGATTTTGCCAATTAGCCCACAAGTTATTCTGATGGTGCCACTGATTAGATCTGTCTGCTGAGGGGATGACATGATGCATTTGTAGATGGTGAATATGATCAGGGGGCATTATGCCAGATATGAATATggaatttaaaaacaaatataacagtatttatacttcaattaaagtgttttacagTCATTCAGATATTTCTGAACAGGCATGAATGTCTAGTGAACCGTCCTTCCATCTAAACTTTCAATCTAACTTCATTGTTCTATATTACCTTAACTTTTGTCGGTAAATACTAGTGACTGGGAATATTTAGGGAGGTTTAAGCAATTTGAATACTTTTTCAGAGAGGATAAAACAACATACAAATGTCATATTGATCTCACAAATTagcataaatttaaaaataagaatCTTACCTTCGTCAGTGAGTTCAGTCAGTGGTCCAGGAGGTGCAGGTAGCAGCCAGGTTGGTATCTCAGATGTGTTTTCTATGAAGTTTCATGCTCTCCATTCTCCTCACCTCACTCTcagtctccctctgtctttgcTCTCATTGAGAATGAAGGCCTGCATACAGCTGAGGCACAAGCAAACACCGTCCACTAGGAGAACAGTAGAGGGTGGTCCATATACGGAAAGAGGGAGGCTGATGGTGTGATTTTCTCTGTAGTTTGAGAAGAGGAAGGCTTGGCCCTGCCTTCCTCCTCTGATGTCATGTAAAGTTTAAGAAGAAACGAAAGACTCCTCCTAATATAAGGTTTCGCCACAATTGAAAAAGTAAGTGATGAATCAGACTGGCTGGGAGTCAGAGAGTGGTGAAGACTCTCACACTCAAAATCAGTCTTGCTGTCATCATTTCATTCTCATAGGGATGTGTTTACAAAGTTAGTTTTTCTCCCACACATGAAAATTTGTCTTGTCAGGTTTGTGGAGGTTTGACATGCTCAtaaactctctttctctgtcacgCACAAAGAAACACATACACTCTTCTGTCAGCTTCATTCATATATCTACTATTTCTCATAGTCTAACTACTCCTCCACACAAAGCTGTTTCCTATCAGCACTAATCTAATGACTGAGTGATTCTGGCGATCCGGTAGCTTTAGGATTACAATGGGAGGTCTGTTTTGAATGTGAGCGTTCCTCTTGTGTTTTCTCCGTATATGGgatgtgtgcgtgtctgtgtgtgtgtgtgtgtgtgtgtcttgtggcAATCTAAGAGCTATTGGCAGCTGTGTTTATATGGTTGTGAGGACAATATACAGAGGGCTTATGCAATATGCAGACAAAAAGAACGCCCCTGAGctaaatgttttgaaatgagGAGGAAGCACAAGCTTTGATACATGGGGATTCTCTGCGTGGGGAGACATACTTCACCATGTGGGAGGACAGTTTTGCTTATGAGCAATCGAGACAGGACATTCATATTGTagatgtgtatgtgcacattgAAGTGGACACTTGCGTGTGACCTACACACGTATGAGaacatatgtttgtgtttgtgtgattgagCGTGCATCCTCATGTTGGTTGGTTGTATATACATAATGGAGGCCATCCAATTTAGggcttaaaaaaacattttgtgctaATTCAAGCCATGcctggaaaaaacattttctgtgtctgttcttcatttaaaaagtcCCACTGTTGTGTCTTGTGTAGTTTAGATCAGTGGTGTCCAACTTCGAGGTCAGACATTAATCTGAGGGCTCCCAAGATGCTGAAagggataaaaaaaagcaaacatataCTTCTGTTACAtactcttttgttttcttttctctgattttttttctgtaattgaaACAAGACTTGTCTATGTCTTAATGGAACCTTTCCATGCTTCGTTTGTGCGTTAATGTCACAGCAGAGGGACATTGGAGCGAGACAAAGCCCTCCAATATGAGTGTGTTCATGGAGGGGGCCCCTTTTTACAAAATCTTGGAATGCCACTGCTAATAATATTCTTTACATTAATGCAAATCAGGGGATTGGGTCTTTGTATTTAGGgttttattattcagttttgAAAATTCACTTTTCACTTAAACATCACCAGTCACACATTAAAATCCAGCTCTCTCTGTGAGCCCCTCCTTGTGGCTAAACGAGTTTACTACCCTCTCCACTTCCACAGATGCAGGTACATTCCTTTATATTTAATTAGGTTACCTGTAAGAGGAGTGATGTAcaatagatagataaatagatggatagattaatttttttctcaactttattgaaaacagtcaaatttaaaaaagacaaaaaaaacagtaacaatataaACAAGtatgaagaacaaaaagaggagacaaaTGCCAGGGAattcaattattaaaaaaacattttgtaaaggGATTGTGCAATGAGTTTTTCACATTCCTTAGAAACCAAATAATGGGAAGAGgggaaatgaaataaataatggGGTAACTTAGAATAAACAGGCCACCTTCTAACGGCTCTCGGTGACGTCACACTGACTGACCAATGAGAGCGCTGCCTGTGACAGTTGACACTTGACAATCAGCGACAGCGAGTGAAATCAACACAGAGGAATAACttacacatttttcacaacttttctCAGCTTTAGAAGTCTCTTGATTTAAAATTTTACAGAATTTCACGTCGTTCAGTCagttagttgtttgtttttatttccctgTCGACTGTTTACTTTTGAAACATGGTGAGTTTGACCCCCTCCCTCATGTGAAATGttgacaatgttttatttaacgTTACGTGCTCGTCATGTCAATGTCAAACGCTCATGTAAGTTAGGCTACGGTGCTGAAGGACCAAATGCTTTTGTCCACTTCGCCCTACAACGACCGGTTGGATTATGTGATTTAAATGGGCTTTACTTGTGCTGCGCTTCATCTGTTGTGGATAAAATTAGCCTCCTGTAGCGTTAGAGATCCTGTGTCACTGAGGATCTGTTGAGTCCTGAGGAAGAATCCTGTGAGACAAGTGTCTATGTGTTTACAAATGTCTTTAATGCGTAAATAAAAAACACCTCTAAAGTTACTGCACAGATTTATGATGTATATACTGTAGGATGAATGACACATATGCCCCTCATATTATGTTCTCTCTATGTGTCAAAAGGTTATGGATTTTTAAAGGGTTACTTTGAATTttaaacatacaatataatTTTCTAACATTGCACTGTGAACACAACAAGTAAAATatcattcacctccattgtattgagGTGGAGGCAGAATGTCAGAGGCAGCATCTCAAAATCtggacatttttaaagatccccAATATATAGGATATATATCCCTGTTGAAAATTCTTTaaattactgtatatatcagTTCCCTCTCTCGTACTGTAAAATCTatggatatttttaatttcaaaagtttaattgctggacacaagatgcttcttcttcactgtaaagtcagaTTTCAAGTTTCCACGTCACACTCGTGTAAAGTTTCATACTGCACCACGACTGGCttctaaactagttgtgatgtcacaaaattaTCTTGTGCGTAGACATCTTCAACTGAGATTTAAGATGAGCACATAGATACTTTCCCCCTTTAGCAGATggatatgaaaacagccttctggtgtcaaagtcTGTATATACATCATTATGcagagtgaagctcaaacatccaagtgaagtaacaaaaagcaaacacatttttgaacggagggggactttaaacaAAACGATGTGCCTAACTAGATATAAGAGGCAaatgagaaaacatgaaaaaaaaggtgaattaAGATCACTGCACTTTTGCTCATACCGCCActatgaaa of Thunnus thynnus chromosome 12, fThuThy2.1, whole genome shotgun sequence contains these proteins:
- the angptl1b gene encoding angiopoietin-related protein 1b, with translation MGPGKWSLFILFGLSLWSNSQALSKNPILSRIRRAPEANGENKKCSYTFLVPEQKITGPICAARGYATDKDRVTRLDVAAVRDLLSKQRREMETLKLVVDVDGNLVNEMKLLRKESRNMNSRVTQLYMQLLHEIIRKRDNSLELAQLETRILNATTESLRLASRYRELEAKYSALSAVVNNQSVLIGALEERCMQVYSRRHEQPPMGPPMVQVVPENIPVNVPRFTNEIQRDNTRGFARERGSRSGPSPTSGTLEVQKPPQRNFSAEGPFRDCLDAQEAGHTTSGMYLIRPDETERPVQVWCEQDIDNGGWAVIQSRRDGSVNFFRNWDNYKSGFGNIDGEYWLGLEGIYNLGRQGDNKLLVELEDWMGKKVYAQYSSFHLEPESEGYRLRLGIYQGNAGDSLSSNNGKQFTTLDRDKDAFSGNCAHFHKGGWWYNACGQSNLNGVWYTGGVYRSKFQDGIFWADYGGGFYSMKGVRMMIRPID